GAGCTGCCCGGCTGTAATCCTGCGTGCGGCTGCCTGCTGGAAGCGGGAGTGTCGGGGTGCTCGTGTAGGAGAGCTTTTTGCGGAGTGTTTGCCGAAAGGGAAAGCTTGCTGCTTTCCCAGGCTTTGATGCCTTTTGAAATACAGGCCTTTAAAAGTGTCTGAAAGTTTTCTCGAGAAGTGCCTTCGTAGACTTGAAAAAGTTTGAGACAGAGCAAGAAAGAGCCTTCTCCTTGTATATTAttataacataaatatttttattccttcgATTGGGAGCTGCGGTGTTGCATATTACTGTGCCCTTgatagaaataacttttttttttttaactttgttgtAAAACTGCCGGTGTAGTACCATTCATTGCTACTTTGCATAATAACCCCTCTCAAGAGTGACAACTAGTATTGCTaggggtttttgttgttatttttttcccaaataaaaaGCAACGACCTTTATTTCCTAATTCAAAGTTTCGAGTTGGTAAGCAGctgtaataattttatttcctcctttttaatgACCTGTTGCACTTTGATAAAATGTTAACTTCTTGTTTCgtacctttttaaaaagttttttttattttttatttcctcaacAGGAAGGAGTGAAGACTGAAAACAATGACCACATTAATCTGAAGGTGGCAGGGCAAGATGGGTCTGTGGTGCAGTTTAAGATTAAGAGGCATACACCACTTAGTAAACTAATGAAAGCCTATTGTGAACGACAGGTACGGTTCTGGTATGAACATCAGGAGAACCAGTGTCTGGGGGAGAGGTGATCTCCATAGAGATAGTAAAGTCTTAAACCTGTGTAAATATGCAAAGTGATAAAGGCTTAACAGAAACTAATTGTGCAGTGGATAGCGAATTGTTATCGGGATCTGTTCTAGAACGGACTGACAGAGTTGTGACAGGAAATGGGTCAAATAAAGATCCGTTGTTATCTTCGAGAAATCTGCATTATAGATGTAGGCTGTTGGGAGGCTACTGTTATTGTACTGCTCAAAAATTTCAGCATGGAAAGGGTGGGTTAGGAACCTGCAGTAAGAACCTAAGGAGAGTTGAGTGATAATCTGAGGTATTTTTATAACACTGAATAACTTACTGGTCTGGACATAGGGTTATGATTTTATTAGCTCGATGTTACTGTATCAAGATGAGGATATCAATGGATGTTTCAGGGTTTAAAGGTGTCTAATGGCTAGGTTGGGAACAAACTTGTATGCTTAATGAtgagctttgttttttctcatgtgGTCTAGATGTTAAATTAATCCTCTGAGggacaaaaaaatgtattttgctgatGTGGTGGCAATTGTAGCCAGCCTACTAGGCTGCAGGTAGTTACTGCAAGTTTTAAAAGTACCTGCAGATAAGTAACACTGTTTAGTACTTTCTTCTGAAGgttttgaaacaggaaaaaaaaatacggCAAATATTCAGTGATGCtatgaaatacaataaaagcAGAATTGAATACCTTTATGCTGACTTAACTGTTTCaccacacagaaaagcaaattgtaATTCACAAACATGGTGGTAAAATCTTTTTGGTTTGCTGCAGTAGGATAGTGATATGAATAAAGACAGGGAAAATCACCTCTCACTCAACATGTGAGTATGTTCGTGTATGAGTGTTCTGGGGCTAAACTTGTGACTGTTTGAGGCTGTGggctcatttttcctttctctgtcatAGACTTGTTACATTATGTAAATCACtgagtatttctttttccaaacttATAGTGCAGTTATATCTGTCTTTTTGGGAGGCCAAGGCTTGGTTAATTATTTGTGAAGTCTTAGGAAAGGTGATCTGAGAAATATCACTAATACATCAGTTACTTGGATACAAACAAAAGTAAGATTCTTGTTGCTCAtgtttctacttaaaaaaaaaaaaaagtgttaaatagaggaggaaaaaagatctTTAgaatggaagatttttttatgattctatttttAAGTAGTTAGTAGGCATCCAAAGGATATCTCTGTGGAGATGGGCTTgtctttacattttatttcagaggtGCCTACTTCTCAAACtttgtttaaaagcattttgctcCATGTCCCTAATGCTCCATGCCCAATTTTAAAATCCTTAAGCAGTGAACATTAGATTTGATTTTGGAGAGGTAGAAGCTGCATATAGCAGAGAATTTAGCAGCTTTAGAGAATGAAATCATGTATTGCCTGTAGTAGACCTAAAATGGCAGTGGCTAAACCTTGAATGATACGTTTAGAAGATCAAGACCATTTATGATTGTTTTatgttggaaaaaataattaaatatttgcaattttttGTGAATGCTAATGTCACAAAGGTacagcttttcaatattttttttcagttagcaGTTATCCAGCTCATAAAGTTCTCAAAAAACCCAACACTTTCGGAAtgggaaatatatattttaagaaacacaATGTCTGAGAACACAGCTCAAGCCAAATGTTGCTGTGCGAAAATGTGTTGCTGCCATGACACTTAGCCACATGGCTTTCTTAAACCAGACGATGTTCTGAGCGAACACTGCAGAATGTTAGGCACACTGGAAGAAGGCATTTTGATGTGATCTGTAAAGTCTTAACAGAGATTTTGCTCCTGATAATATTCATTATTACGTTTTTTCATGATAAACTACGCTAAGTTTGATTTTGTGTGTTACATCTGCTCTTGCTTGGCTAAATCAAGTCTTTTCTAATTCAGAGGTGCCAGAGCAGCACCACGCAATACATTGGATTTACTTCAAAACCACACAGGCTTCCCGCATCTTTAGGCGTTCTTCAGAAAGAGTAGATAGAACTGGGAAAGGAGGACGTCTGGAAAGTTCTCAGTTCTGGCTGTATCCTCAGACTTCCTCCCTCCTTTGCAGAACGTAGTGTGCTATGAAATATCTTCGTATTTCATAAACTTGTGAATCTGAACCTTGAAAGAAGGGATTATTGCTACTTAGCTATCTTATGCAATCTGTTGGCTCCAGCAAGAGTAAGTAGTGGCCCTTTGAGGGATGGAAAAAGTCAGTAAAGTGACGAGTGTATGTGGTAGAAATGCTAGTTTGAAACTCCATTCGTTAGTTTCTGGTATTTAGAAGATGAACTTTTTGGAAAGTTCACTTCAGctctgtatggaaaaaaaactcaTTCAATCGGTTTCTTGTTTgaggtcaaaaaaaaattaccactGGCTACTCTGTGCTACTTCAGACTAATAGATGGTGGttgctttcctggaagaaaaGTTTTAGAATACCTTTGCTTTTGGGAAGATGAGAAAAGGCGTATTGACTTGACTATAACTCTTTGTTATCCAAAGTGTTGCATCTAACTTTAAGTGAATTACTTATTAAAAAGCACTATAAAAATTTTGGCCTTTGGGGTGAGACTTGTGTACtagaaattgctttattttaacttCCAGTCAGTGGGGCACTGCTGCTTCCCTTAGTAATTGGACGCAATGCAACTTTTAATACAAAACAGATTGCAAGGATTTGTAGTGAAATGCCTTCAAGTCAGTGCATGAGGGGACTGTGAAAAATGTATCATGCAGTATGAATGGCGGCTTTTAATGATCATGCTGCAATTCCAATGACGAGTTCGAGAGAAAACTAGTGAGTATTTTCACACAAGACTTACTTTCTTTTGCGTTGCTTCTCTTTGTCCAGGGGTTGTCAATGAGGCAAATCAGATTCCGGTTCGATGGGCAGCCAATTAATGAAACAGACACACCTGCACAGGTAAACAACGGAAGCAAAACTAAAGAACTGTTTTTGGAATTTGCTGCAGGAGTTGATGCTTAGGTTTCATATGAAATTTTATGTAATTATATATACTAATAGTAGAACTTGATCTTTTACCACTATTTTGGTATAATTAGTTCAGAATTATTATATTATAAgactgctgtgttttgaataACAAGCCTGTATCACTGTAGTAATAAGATGAAGTACAATGTTAGCAGATGGTGAGTCTTGTAAGACTGTCACTGTATTGAGTCACAGCTCTGAGATAAGAATCAGTAAGGTAAGAATTGAGTTTTTCCTGAAGCAATAgccttatttttataaaagcttGCCCAGCTGTTAACAGAGATCCTGACCGTAAATTTGAATTTTGTAGTATGAAAGTCATTTTGAATAGCATAACATTAATGGTGTAAAGTTTGGGTCATCAATAATTTGGTAAAACAAAGGACATTCCAACAACAGAGAGTGTTTCACTGTGACTCTTGAGCATTTTTCTGTACTGCTCCACATAGCTACATTTAAACAACCTGTTACaattttatatgctttttaGAACCACTCATTACAAGGGACTCCTGTTTTTAGAAGATTTATAGCAGATCTGTATTTTCTAAGCAGTTGCTCCAATGAATGTGCTTCTTCAGATCACAGTCTAGGGAACTTTCTAACTCAAAATGCTGAGAATTGAGGCAGCGGGGTGCTTTTTTCTCCATCTATGTTATGCTGAAGCTAAGGATCAGTCTATTTATAGCTGCACTAAATGCCATAGACCAGTTTGATTTCCTGGAGCAGAAATTGAGACTGTTTAGAAATATAATTCACGGTAGTTGGAGCAACTTTTTCAGTCTTGGCACAGATTCTGTTAGTAGGTAACATTAACATCCCAGGAACGTCAACTGCAAAatttgcagtggaaaaagagagaattgtAGTAATGAAGTATTGCTGTTCCTCACAGGCAGTTTGTTACATTGTTGACCAtataaaatgttcttattttttttgtgatttctgATGCTCTGTTTTACTGCCTGGTTGGGCTAGGGACTTTTAATTATAGTCTGCTTTTTTTAGTGCTGTAGCTGAAGCCATTTGCACATTtgaacaacaacagcaaaacgAAATTGTGGCAATGTTCTAAGGTAAACTGAGGAATTAAATAGGAGAAAGAAGATGCAATGGCAAAGTAGGCAACAAAATTAAAGTGTTACAAATGCTGATCTTTTACGTAGGAGTCATACAATGCACCCTAAAGTTACATATGAGAATTCATTCTAGGGCAAGTTACtcactggcatttttttccacgtcatttctttgcttttgaattaCGGTGAAGTAGGTTAAATGCACAAAGTGGTGATGATGatgaggggagcggggctgggctggaTAAGTTGCATAAAAAATAAACGTGAAGGtaggaaatgtgaaaacaagCCAGCTTATAGTAGTtgaaagccttttttcttttttctgctataGTTGGAAATGGAGGATGAAGATACAATTGATGTGTTCCAGCAGCAAACAGGAGGAGTttactaaacaaaaacaaacaaacaaaaaacaaaaaaacaaccacacacacacaaaaaaaaaagaacctgcTACTTTCCTGTCCAGAACTGTGCTCCCACAGGCGACACATTCACAATTAGAAAAATGAGACTTGGTTCAGCCACATCTGACTACTGCAGTatagttttctctcttctctctctgatttttttttcctattccttcTATTGTACATAAAGTAACTGGTGTATGTGCACAGAcataatgcatattttttttaactaaatgGCCAATGGTATGTTTTGATCAACATTTAATGGAGATGGGGTGGGAAAACAAACTGGTTCTGTGAAAATGCCCCTGGCTCCATTAGTGGCATGCTCCTTCTACTTTTATCTTTATATTCCAGTAAGTTATTTTGCTctcactgtttaaaaacaaaaaccttgcaTACCTTGTTTGATTGGATaatttcaatgtttttcttttatcattgtAAAACCAAGGAcaattttataacttttttgTACGTAGCTGTTACATGTAGAGCAATCTGTCTAAGTAGGGATAaattactcttaaaaaaaaaaatcctagataGTTTTCCCTTCAAGTAAAGCGTCTTGTTGTTTAAATAAACTTCTTGTTTAAAATAaccagttttctttatttttctgtgaaataatagTACTCGGAACTTGTAGTTCTTTCTCTGCAGCACAGTATGCTTTTCAGGTCTCAGTTTTCTATGTGGTAAGTAAATAAGCGTAATCCCCTTTTACAGTAGGAAGACTATTGGAAAATGAAAGGCTTCCTTGAGACTTCTCACTCAGCCAGCCAGCAACTGAACTGGAAATAGAAgtcagttttttcttcttttgatttttgtgtaTGTTCTTGTAAGCCAAAAATGTTTGATTAGGCAAACTGCAAAATACTGGACCTTCTTACTTACGGCTTTGGGTTGAGCTCTTTTTGTCAGTCTTTAGTAGAAGCACCAATATTGTTGTTACAATAGCATATTTAGAAATCTGTATTGGAATGCCTTTTGATGTAAACATTAAGTTATAAAGAACAAATCATTTTGTTAAGCATTCAGTTTACCATGGTATCGAATGGGAGATGCTTGGAAatgtaaagcaaaaataaaaaattgagtTCTCTTTTTGGGTGTATTCAGCTATGGTGATGAAGATTCCAAGCTCTGATTTACCATTGTGGTGTTACTGcctgaaaggggaaaaggctGCCTCCCTTGAAGAACTGGGAGCTAGtgacaatgatttttttcatgagtCTTTTCCACAGGGCTGTTGTTCTTGAGTTTTCTCATGGGGGATATTAGAGGTTGCGGTGTAACCCATGGACATTCGTGAAAGATTATACAACTGTCTACTCAGCAGATTCAAAGCATTCTCTAATGTCCTAGGAATGTTCTAATATTTTGTGGTAGTTGCAGTAGTTAATGCTCTTTTTGGTATTAACTTGTTAGCGGAGTTTACCTTCTGGTGGTAGTTTTTGTAGTAGTTACTTCACGAAGCAGGCCTGTACCTGCAGGACCTGGAAATCCTTTAATTTTGTGGCAAAATGATGGGCTTATGCCTTTAGTTGATAGACGATGATCTGTTTGACTTCTGTCGCaattttaacatatttaatgttaatttaattGCATCTAATATAGACAttagaaaaatatctgttcTGGAAGTTGCTTTTGGCTATGTAGTTGGAGGATGTCATTTTCtatgccattgttttgatttttagatAATTCTATTGCTAAACAGattatttcttattctgttaTGTATCTTGTAGGCTTCCGTGGTACATTGCAAGGTTGAAATTGCCTCTTGTGAACAATTGTTTTCATATCCGGAGCCACAAAGGCCTGGAAAGAGttccttttgtttaaagaaaaaaatagggtgGATATGTTTCAACACCTTTCGTAGGTTAGACATGGAATACATTCCTCTTTGGCTTTAGAATCTCTGGCTTTCAACCTGGCTAGATAACGCTGTATAAAGTTACTTCAACTTGATGTCATGCCAGGACTTCTCCCAGGCGAAAGTTGTCTTTATCTTTTTTGGCCAAAAAAGATGTTTGGACTTGCTTTAGTTTCGGAAGAAAGGGTGAGGTCTCCTTAAATACAGCTTTTTCAGCCCAAGTTAAGACTGTGGAGCTAAAAATTCCCTGCTGTatcttgtctatttttttttcctgaggcaaTAAAAGTCAAGTGACAGGTATTGAGCAGCATGCTTTCAAAAGCAATGTCTTAATTTCATAAATTCATACAGTGGTATTTCATCTGTCATTAACTTAGGTGCAGGGCTCTTGGAATATAATGTTCTGTTAATAAAATGAGACCACTTAACGTGAATTGTGACTAGCTAACCAAAATTCCtctgtgaaaaaatataagaaaaacatAGGCTTCTGTAACATTGAATTGACGTGGCAGCTGTGGAAATACTCCTTAATTCACCATAAGTTGAAATTCCCTTTAGTATTTAGCAACAGGCTATTGAAAGAAATGGAGAGGTATGGATCATTTCACTTACATTTCTCACTTGTCTAacatctttttgcttttcatctgaGCTGGCCCCTGATGTTTCTGAAAGTTCTTCTAACAGTACTGAGCGATGTTTCTGTAAGATGGTGACTGCAATTAAGTACAGGGGTATAGACTATGAGCTTGGATTGAATTGTTTGGAGTTCTTTGAGCTGCTTGCCCTGGTTTAATTTCTAACAGTTCTTGTGTTTACACTAGTAGCCCAGTGGACTACTAGAAGTCCACATATCAGAGGATAAAGGAAAACTGGTAAAGAGCCCTTGTCACGCTAGTTGACAGGTAAGTTTTTTGCATCTATTAAACAGCTGGGATCTTTCAAGAGCCTGGGCAAATTATGTTATTACTCACAATTTTCAAATATTGTATTCTAAAGTGTTTGCCATGCAATTAAGTTAATACTCCTCATGtggcttttaaatgaaaaaatgtaagtCATAATTGGATACAATACTTTAGCAAGTCCTTGTGGATGATAAGACCTTGCCTTTAGTGTACACTCTGTCTTCAGCCTGTCAAAACAATTGCAGTTTCAGTTGTGGAATGGACAcaggtggtgtttgtttttccagttactTAAAAAGATGTATCCAAAACTTTTGGGCTCTGGTACCTAAAGAAAGATGTTCTCATTCATGTACAGGGGCAATAAATTACAAACTGAAAGCACAGTTGATTTTGGTTGAACCCCTATTCAGTTAATGCCTGAAAATCAGCACCTCAGTTTACCTGCGCAATGGGGCCAATACTGATTTAAAAGGGCATTTGTGAGCATCAGTAATTAGTGGTCTGAGAAGCTGATTCAAAAAGGGTTCTAGAAGTGcaagacatttctgaaatggaaTATGCTAAACTGCTAAGACTGTAAGGAAATACTCCAAGTGGTAACGAGAGATTCTTGTACTGACATATGGAGATgttgtggaaagaaaaattctctGAAGCAGTACTAAAATAATTGCTGCTACAAGGTAACAATGGTGTCAAAACAGATGCAACATCTCCTCAAAGGTTATGGTCAAACATTATTTTCACAAGAGTATTTCTTTCTAGTACCTTCCCCTCATTACATCTGAGTCAGGCAGTGTAATCCAAGTGCTGTCACTTTGTCTGCAGGCTGCTGGTTCTATTGTGACCATCACTGCAACATTAATGAAAAGGTATAATGTGACTGGCCCAAAGAAATAATA
The genomic region above belongs to Anser cygnoides isolate HZ-2024a breed goose chromosome 19, Taihu_goose_T2T_genome, whole genome shotgun sequence and contains:
- the SUMO2 gene encoding small ubiquitin-related modifier 2 isoform X2, which gives rise to MFSGVELQELSEAKRRFYSMWEPSLQSFHPCSVEALQLQRPALLLQEGVKTENNDHINLKVAGQDGSVVQFKIKRHTPLSKLMKAYCERQGLSMRQIRFRFDGQPINETDTPAQLEMEDEDTIDVFQQQTGGVY
- the SUMO2 gene encoding small ubiquitin-related modifier 2 isoform X3 → MEAKRRFYSMWEPSLQSFHPCSVEALQLQRPALLLQEGVKTENNDHINLKVAGQDGSVVQFKIKRHTPLSKLMKAYCERQGLSMRQIRFRFDGQPINETDTPAQLEMEDEDTIDVFQQQTGGVY
- the SUMO2 gene encoding small ubiquitin-related modifier 2 isoform X1 yields the protein MADEKPKEGVKTENNDHINLKVAGQDGSVVQFKIKRHTPLSKLMKAYCERQGLSMRQIRFRFDGQPINETDTPAQLEMEDEDTIDVFQQQTGGVY